TATGCAGTCCCCTGATCCCCATGAGCCTGCACTGTCCTCTCATGGAGGGGCCTCCTCTTTAAACAGATCCCAGTCTGGGCAGGAGGGGCAAAAGGAATAGGCCCAACCCTTGCTTCCCACcccattttccaaaattattaaaCTTGACCTTTGGCAGCAGTCTCTGGCACAGACTGGGCTCCTGTATGCTCTCTCCTGCTCCCTCTTATGCCCTCCCTCTCTGGGTAAAGCTACAGGCCCTTAGAAGGGGATCCCCTTAGAAGGGGTTGGCTGAGGCCACTGGGAAGCCCAGGCCTGCCTGATTTGGATATCTCCTCTTCAGTCCCTGTCCCCTCTAATCTAAGGTAGTGAGGCCAGCAAATGCCTGCCCTAAAGGGGACAGAGTTAGATGTGTGACTTAATAAGGTTGAGAGCCGCAAGTAATCCCCTAAGTACTTTGCCATGTAACCTAAGATTATCTGGCCTGCAAACACCTGTTTTCACCCCTTTGCTGATAGCAGTATAAAAAGCATGCTGGTTAATGACTCTAGGAACTGACCAGGGGTGGAATGTACAAACATTGTCCTATCTTGGAAGTATTTCCTCGTGAGCCAGGTGGCACGTGCCTGTCAGCAAGGTTGAAGGACTGTAAGGGCTCACCCAAGTTTCCATCCATTGTAATCATTAGGACCTAATGGGGACTCGAAGGTCAGGGATAGGTCTTTGGGGCTCTTGGGGTAGTGTATCATCTAACTCACTTAGTGATGTACGATGGGTCAGTCCTCTAACATCTTGGGATGGAGGCAGGTGATCATGACAACCTGGGGAGGGAGGCATAACCCTGCATACCAGGCACACGCCATATTCCCGTCAGCGGGAGCTAGATTCTTGTAGACTCTTGAGAAGCAGAGCAAGTGCCAACCCTGTGAACTGACCAATCATGTTCTAATCATTTAGAACTGCAAGTCCCTGCTTCGGGTGGCACAGAAGATGTTGGCAATTTGTTGGAGAATCATTTCTCTGCTGGAGACGCAAGtctagaggaaaaagaaagggcaCTTAATGCAGAAGCGGCCCCTGGAGACAAGAATCTGCTCCTTCACTACCCAGACCACAGGGAGGCTGAGAGCTCGGAGCAGACCGCCACCGGGGCCCTTCCTGCTGACACTGGCCCAGGCCCCGAGCCAGAAGCCAGCCTCTCCAATGCCTCAGCCTCAGAGTCAGCTCCACCTGGGGATGCTACAGGGactggggaggaagagaaggggccaCCAGTGGCAGGCACCCTCCTTCCAGGAGGGGATGAGGGTCCCGTGGAAGAGGAGAGACCAGAGCTCAGTTTGGGAGAGGGACCaggagaggaagaggctgggctggggcacCCCACtttgggaacttccagtgggGAGGCAGAAGGACAGGAGGAGAGTGACAAGGAAGCCAGGGGAGTCCTAGGAGACAGCTCCATGCAGGGAGCAGTATCAGGGGTGACAGAGCCTGAAGCCTTGGGGGCCTCTCCTAGGGAAGAGGATAAAGAGGCCCACACCCCAGAGGCAGAAGGCAAGGGCAGCCCAGGGCCTGATCACCAGCTGGTAGAGCCAAATGGAGCCCCCATCACCACATCTGCTGGAGAAGAGTCAGAGAGTGACAAGGACACAGAAGCCGGGGAGGGGGCTGAGGaccagccacagccccaggccgaTGATGCCCTGGAGGCAGAAGGCGAGGGCATCCCAGAGCCTGACCACCCACCAGCAGAGCTAGATGGAATCCCTGTGGCCACACCTATGGGAGTAGAGTTGGAGGCTGAAACGGACACAGAAGCCGGGGAGGGGTCCAAGAACCTGGGGGAACCCAGCCTCAGCCAGGAGGCTGGCCTAGCCACAGAGGCCAGTGAAGAGTCTGGGGATGCCCAGAGCTCCAGCACCAGGGAGACCCAGGAGGACCTTCCCCCTGAGGGCTGGGCACCAGGGATGCCTGAGGAGGAGCCAGATGAGGCCTCCTCTGAAGAAGAGGGTGGTGAAGAAGGTGAaagtgaggaggaaggaggagttcCATCCAAAGAAGAGTCTGGAGAAGACAGTGGCGATGGGGCTAGCTCAGAAGAGGAAGGGGGCACctcccaggaggctggggagcCCCAGGAAGCAGCAGGAGCCACGAactctgggcaggaaggggcccAGCTTGGCACAGAGGGATTAAATACAGGGTCTGAGGGTGGCGAGGCCCAGGATTCTGATGCAGAGGAGCCGGAAGAGGGACATCAGGGGAGGGGGAATCCTGTAATTGCTCCTCAGGGTAGGAATTGATTCCTTAAGGCAACCCCAGAACCTTGGGTAGTTCCATTCTTCATGGAAGTCTTGTATAGGACAGACAATCAGGGATGGGATGTGTGGGAGAGTCCCTAGGTAGTTGTGGGTTTGCCAGGTGGGGCCTGTTCGGGGTACCAGCCTGGGGAGGTATCCTCTGTCTTCTCCAGTGTCGGGGGACTGAGCAAGAAGGTCCAGAGGGACTTGGccatttctgagtctggctctcTGAACCTCTCCTTTAGGGTTGCTAGATGGACCAGTGCCTTGAGGACAAGGCATAAGAGGACTGATGGCAGGGAATGAGGCCCCAAGTCTGGCTGGTGAAGCAATGTGCAGGGAGTTGGAGGGCGGTTGGGAACCACTAAGTGATCGCCTTGTGAACTAGTTCCTGGGTCTCCACTTGAACACCTCCTATAGGAGGAATGGGAACTGCGACCAAGAGGCCAGGATCACAGAATGAGAACTTGGGTTGACTATGGCCACTGATGTCCCTGAAACGTCCACCTGGAGTAGAGTAGCCCTCAAAGAGCTAGGGAATAGGAAGGGAGGGCATAGGGCAGAGAAGAAGCTTTTGGGCAGTGATGGCTAGGACCCTCAGGATCCTCAGTCCTCATTCCCCATGACTGCGAGTAGAACAGAAGCTGAGCTTTCAGGGTGGAGGTTGGGGTCAGGTGTTCACTTTCCCAGACAGCTTCCTGCAGGTTTCCTTGCAGAACTTAATGTATATACTCTGTCAAGTGCTTATATTCTCTGTAAGTGGTGGGCCTGCAAGCAGTAAGCACCTCTCTGTTCCCTGTCTTCCCTTCTGGAGACGCATGGGTTTGAACTCAGATACTGCATGATGCATATGGATACTGGTCTCCCTCTACCCCACAGATCCAAGTCTACCTGCTCCTAATCTGAGACCCTCTGAGCAGGTGGCCTGGCTAAAAAGGTTGTGACCTTAGAGGCCTAGGGAGGTGAGCAACCTGTGCCCTGGAGCTAGCTGGTGGTGGGCATGGCCATCTGTTTTTTGCTTAGGGTCCAGAGGGACCTGGAccctaaacacacacatacacacacacacacacacacgcacatacacacacacacacacaccccagacaCGGCAGTGGCTCCTTCTACCCATTCTCCTGCCAGTGTGATCCTGATAACTCATTTGTTCTGTCAGTTGTTTGAATGGCTCCCGTTGCCTTGAATGAAATGCAAACCCCCATGGTGGCCTTTAAGGCCCCTGTGGACCTCTTCAGCTCCCTAGCACCCAGTTCCCCTTCCCTGTGACCGGCTATAGACTGCTTCTCTGCATCTTGCTAAACAATTCCTATATGGTCCTTCATAGAAACTCCTCTCTCTTTACTAATTAACCCCTTCTTAGCTGCAGACCTCAAGGGAGACTCCTCTGACTCCCTGCTAAGGCTGTAGGCACAGCCCTAGGCCCTGTAGCTGCCAGGATTCTTCATCTCATAGCTTCCTTACTGTTCttaattattacatattttaaagactATTCATCATTTATCTCCCACTAGACTGTGGGAAAGCTCCCTGTGGGCACCACTGCATTCCCAGCATGACACTAGGTGCTGGGCATGTAATAGGTGTTCAGTAAATAAAATGGATCTCAATACTTTGAATTTAAATTTGGATTTTCTAATTCTATCCTAAAGGCAGAACTCAGTTCAGTTCAGCCTGGCAACTTGTTCAGCACCTGTTTGAGGCCCAGCCCTGGTCCCTCTCTCTGGAGCTCAGAGCTCAGCTGGCCTACTTTACCCTGACCCTGTTGTCTGCTTTTTCCCTCAGAAGAAACGGAGGATGTGAGTGAAGAAGCCCCAATGAGGGACCGCTCCCACATCGAGACCACCCTGATGCTGAATGAGGACAAGCCAGCTGATGATTACTCAGGTAACCAGAGAAGACAGGGAGACAGACCAGCCTTGTGGCCAGCAGCCAGGCAGAGTCTGGGAGCAATAGAGCCTCACGGCTGTCACTCTGAAGCCAGAAGGGACCACAAGGAAGAGAAGGAACCTGGGAAGGGGGGGCGGTGCTATGTGAGGCATCTCCATGAGCAGAACCCACACCGGAGCCTCCAGGTTGGTAGGGAGGTAATCCAAGCTGAGCAACTACCACAAGGGCCAACGGCAAATCCCAGGACCGCCTCCATAGAATATGCCCATGTCTGTGCTCTGGCAGAGAGGATAGTTAATAAGAACTCAACTCATTTGTTTTGACTTTTAGGCTCTTTCCAATCCAGTGTTTCATTTCATCATCATAATAACCTGAGAATTTCAGTAGGGCTTGTCCCATCTTAACTGATGAGCTAGCCAAGGTCAGAGCAAGGCAGCAATTTGTTCTTGGTGCACAGCCAGAGAGGAGCAGAGTGAGGGCCAGAGCCTCTCTAGCTTGTTTCTTGGTTCCTGAGCTCAGTTCTTGTGTGCCTCACACCTGGCAGACTTTCCCAGGAAGACACCTAGGGATGTCTGGGTCCAACCAGGGGCACTGGGGGTGCAGTAGGCAAGGGCTTGGGTAGCTGTGCTGCGGGCCTGCTGGGCACCTGGCCTCTTTGACCTCTGGGTCTAGGGCAGCACAAGCAGAGGCAGGCAGcagagatataaaataaatggaattctAATTTTTCAAGGAGAGGACCTTCAGTTGGGCTGTAGGCTGAGCTAGTATTTCCAGATACACTGTTGAGGTaggaggagaaaaaagttaagtttaaaaaaagaactcaggAGGCTTTGCTGGGTAAGTAGGAGAATGCTTTTGGCTTCAGACATTGGGATGTGGACTAGTTCCCTCCACAAAAGTGAGCATATCACACACTCTCTTGGGTTGCCAATGACCGTGCTCCCCACCAGACAGGGGTAGAACTGCCTAAGGTGTGAGGTCACCCCACAGTGAAGGAGCTGCCTGGAGTCCACCTAGTCTGATAGTCTCCTCTTACCCCTCTTTGCCCCCAGCGGTGCTGCAGCGGCTTCGAAAGATCTACCATTCATCCATCAAGCCCCTGGAGCAGTCTTACAAATACAATGAGCTTCGGCAGCATGAGATCACAGGTACAGCATGGCCCAGAGTGGGGGCCACACCTCTGAACCACCCTGACTATGCCAGTGCCTACACATTTCACAAGTTCCATACGTGCTATGTTCAAGTACACCAGGGGCTGAGCTCTCCTGAGAATTGGGCAAGACAGGGACCTTAGTCCTGTGAAGCACCCATGTCCAGGAGGAGTGATAGATAGTGCACAAAGCATTGATAGATAGCATTTCGTTGATAAGCATTTATGTCTCAGTAGCACAGATTTTGATTTCTGGGATGGTGATGCCTGGTCAGGGAGCTTCTATTGCTCCTGTGTTCATGAGCCCTCCAGGGCTTCCAATTCACTTGTGGATCATGTCTGAGTCCTCTGATTGGCCTGTATTCCTCCCTTCCTACCTGTCATTCTTACCAGGTGGCTTGTGTTGGACtggtgaaaataataaaaatgaggccTACttcttataaaaaattattttaaaatagtgcatAATAGTATAAATTGGGGGGGGACACTTCCTTTCTTGATCTCTCATTCCTCCAGTTCCATTCCCAAAGATGCCCTGTTGTAGTCTCTCATGAATGCTTCCAGACATTTCCTCTGCAAACATGAGCATAGAGAAGTCTGTCTTTCTTTTACACAAATGGGGTGTATTgtgccatgtgtgtgtgtgtgtgtgtgtgtgtgtgtgtagatccCTCTTCTTTCTGGTGCCTGCTTGGTCCTTTCTTGGTCCTCTCATGTTTTGTATAACCAGTATCCTCCTGATGGACATGGGGtgcttttcattttccattttaaaaaatgttccaggCATTACCATAATCGTATTTTATGTAAGTGTACTCAtaagatgtttttttaaaaagtgcaattctgaaattaaattttgatacTTGTTGCCAAATTTCCTTTGACTATACCAATTGGTAAAGAACAGTAGATGAGCGAACTTATTCCCCTGCAGCCATGCCATTTTTAGTGTTACTcatctttgtggtgctggtgatggaacccagggcctctaccactaagataagtgctctaccactaagcttcacCCCAGCCCTATTGCTGTTTTAATTGTGATCTTGCAAATGTCTTCCTGTGTTATCTCACTTGATTCTCTCAATAGCTATATAGTAGATAGGATATTATCGGGtatatattattgttttacagaagaggaacCCAATGCCTAGGAAGCACTGTGTTTCCTGGGTCACACACATGGGATTAGGATGGAGACTCTGTATCTTCTCCCAGGGGAAACCCTGTTCTATAGCTTCCCATACTTCTTCTCACAATCCTAAGTAGTGCTCTTCTCTTTCACAGAGAACATAGAGACCTTGGTGTGAGGTTACAGTCTCCTAgtggctctgctctgtcctccaCACTTACCTTCTCTCCAGCCTTGACACCAAGAGTGGTGTGGCACTCCCAGGAAACCCCAATCTTGAAAGCAGCAGAAGCCAGGAGGCTGCCCTTTGTCCCAGGAATGGTGCTCTGGAGGGAGGGCGTATGTTGCTGGCTCCTGGTCTCACTTTCTGAACTTGGCTCTTCTCCCCAAGTCCCTCGCCAGTTTCCTGCATGACCTCCTGTCTCTGGCAATCTTTGCTGGTCTCTCCCATGCATGCCCGTGATGCCCCCCTGCTGTTGAGAGTAGGAACAGCAGAACCTTGTCTGGGGTCTGTCTCAGAACCTGCAGATCTGCAGGGCCCGCCTTGgcctccctcacccccacccacacCTCCACCTCAGGGCCTGGGTAAAGAGACTTTTGTGAAGTCTCTATGGCTATAACTGGGAATACCTGTCACCTCCCTGCCTGCCCTAGCCAGATGGGGACCTCTGTATATTtacaggcagggagggaaggggtaTGACCATGGTATCCCTTCCAGGCAATGTATATGTGCCTGCATTCATAAGACATAATCTTCTAGGACTTAGCTTCActccagagaaagaaaaccagTGCATAAAACATCCAGATGCAGAAGAGGAAGTACTATAAAAAGACAGAGGGGAACATGATATAGATAAACACTGCTATATATGCATTGAGATAGCGGAAAAACATATGTTAGAAATTAGCACTGGCgtcagacacagtggcacatgtctgtagttccagctactaagagtttgagaccagcctgagcaatatactgagacccctgtctctaaataaataaataaataaataaaaaaaagacattgagcAGTGGTTACCTATTAGAGATGGTGTTGTGGCCCAGGGAGATTGGGGATAGGGATGGAGgttttttttcattgtgtatcTTTTTATACTTCTGATTTTTGAGCcaaggaattaaataaaaatataagaataaatgaaagaaataaaaaggaggatTTTAGTATTCTATGCAAGCTCAGGGAGACAGAGACATCTGGAGACTTAATTATGTAGGACTGATTATTCAGAGAAAAACTGAGAGAGGCACTGAGGAGTCCTGCAAATCAGCAGTGGGACTGACTGCATCTCATGTCAAAAGCCTCTCACCCTCCCCTCCCTGtcctgctttttttgtgtgtgtggtactggggatggaactcaggtcCTCACACaggataggcaagtgctctaccctgagctacacCATCTTTGCTTTTTATGCTTCCTAGCATGGACTCTAGAAGGTCCTTGTACACAGGGCCCTAGAACCCTAGTATACCCTGTTCAGTGTTTGGTCTTGGACAAAGGCAAATCTGTAATGGACTTTGGACACTAATAGTGGAGACTGGCCCTAGAGCCTAGGGTTGAGTTAAGCCTAAGGTGAGGATTTGGGGAGCCAATGAAGAAAACTGTAGAGCTGGGGACAAGGCAGGTCCAGAATTCAGATGGTCCTAGATTGTATAAGTTTCTTCCatgtcctttctttctctgttatcAATTTGGGTTACAGTTGTAACTTCTCTCCTTGTAGaagctctttccttccttttttatgaaCTGTTCTCCCAGAGTAAGCACTAAACCAGTGCTTGTGGAATTCACTTAGCTCCTCCTTCTGGTGCGGGCAGATATGCCAAGGATTTGGGCAAGGTCAACACaataacttctttttaaataagtgatTGCATTTACAGAGCAAGAGAAGTGCCACTGATGGCTGCACAGAACCAGTGCACACAGAATCGCTCAGTTCAGTTGGATGATGGTCAGGGATGCAGAGTGCTTTAGAGAACCGTGTCACCCCTACAGTAAGAGCTATTGTTCTTTCACTTCCATTTCTCATCCCTGTTGTCTATAGATGGGGAGATCACTTCCAAGCCAATGGTGCTTTTCCTGGGACCATGGAGCGTTGGTAAATCCACCATGATAAACTATCTTCTTGGGTTAGAAAACACTCGCTACCAGCTCTATACAggtaagagattttttttttttatgtgattgtTAGTATTTGAATGTCGAATGTAAaagtaatatgaaaaattaaaacatttatatagtcttcaataataattaaaaatacatacaggAAACTGGTAGCTACaccagtgttcatagcagcattatttaaagtagccaaaaagtggaaataatCCACAAGTCCACTGATGGGTAAATGGACAGTCAAAATGTGGTTTGTTCATATGATGGAATGTCACTTGGCCTTGGAAAGGGATGATTGTGCTATGAGAATGTATCAGATACATCTGACAGATGCTCCAACCTTGATGAAGCTTGAAAGTAATATGCTAAGTGAGAGAAACaagaaaccaaaggtca
The sequence above is drawn from the Urocitellus parryii isolate mUroPar1 chromosome 9, mUroPar1.hap1, whole genome shotgun sequence genome and encodes:
- the Srl gene encoding sarcalumenin isoform X2, yielding MRALLLLCCFLASLLLSGQSELQVPASGGTEDVGNLLENHFSAGDASLEEKERALNAEAAPGDKNLLLHYPDHREAESSEQTATGALPADTGPGPEPEASLSNASASESAPPGDATGTGEEEKGPPVAGTLLPGGDEGPVEEERPELSLGEGPGEEEAGLGHPTLGTSSGEAEGQEESDKEARGVLGDSSMQGAVSGVTEPEALGASPREEDKEAHTPEAEGKGSPGPDHQLVEPNGAPITTSAGEESESDKDTEAGEGAEDQPQPQADDALEAEGEGIPEPDHPPAELDGIPVATPMGVELEAETDTEAGEGSKNLGEPSLSQEAGLATEASEESGDAQSSSTRETQEDLPPEGWAPGMPEEEPDEASSEEEGGEEEETEDVSEEAPMRDRSHIETTLMLNEDKPADDYSAVLQRLRKIYHSSIKPLEQSYKYNELRQHEITDGEITSKPMVLFLGPWSVGKSTMINYLLGLENTRYQLYTGAEPTTSEFTVLMHGPKLKTIEGIVMAADSSRSFSPLEKFGQNFLEKLIGIEVPHKLLERVTFVDTPGIIENRKQQERGYPFNDVCQWFIDRADLIFVVFDPTKLDVGLELEMLFRQLKGRESQIRIILNKADNLATQMLMRVYGALFWSLAPLINVTEPPRVYVSSFWPQDYKPDTHRELFLKEEISLLEDLNQVIENRLENKIAFIRQHAIRVRIHALLVDRYLQTYKDKMTFFSDGELVFKDIVEDPDKFYIFKTILAKTNVSKFDLPNREAYKDFFGINPISNFKLLSQQCSYMGGCFLEKIERAITQELPSLLGSLGLGKNPGALNCDKTGCSETPKNRYKKH
- the Srl gene encoding sarcalumenin isoform X1; the protein is MRALLLLCCFLASLLLSGQSELQVPASGGTEDVGNLLENHFSAGDASLEEKERALNAEAAPGDKNLLLHYPDHREAESSEQTATGALPADTGPGPEPEASLSNASASESAPPGDATGTGEEEKGPPVAGTLLPGGDEGPVEEERPELSLGEGPGEEEAGLGHPTLGTSSGEAEGQEESDKEARGVLGDSSMQGAVSGVTEPEALGASPREEDKEAHTPEAEGKGSPGPDHQLVEPNGAPITTSAGEESESDKDTEAGEGAEDQPQPQADDALEAEGEGIPEPDHPPAELDGIPVATPMGVELEAETDTEAGEGSKNLGEPSLSQEAGLATEASEESGDAQSSSTRETQEDLPPEGWAPGMPEEEPDEASSEEEGGEEGESEEEGGVPSKEESGEDSGDGASSEEEGGTSQEAGEPQEAAGATNSGQEGAQLGTEGLNTGSEGGEAQDSDAEEPEEGHQGRGNPVIAPQEETEDVSEEAPMRDRSHIETTLMLNEDKPADDYSAVLQRLRKIYHSSIKPLEQSYKYNELRQHEITDGEITSKPMVLFLGPWSVGKSTMINYLLGLENTRYQLYTGAEPTTSEFTVLMHGPKLKTIEGIVMAADSSRSFSPLEKFGQNFLEKLIGIEVPHKLLERVTFVDTPGIIENRKQQERGYPFNDVCQWFIDRADLIFVVFDPTKLDVGLELEMLFRQLKGRESQIRIILNKADNLATQMLMRVYGALFWSLAPLINVTEPPRVYVSSFWPQDYKPDTHRELFLKEEISLLEDLNQVIENRLENKIAFIRQHAIRVRIHALLVDRYLQTYKDKMTFFSDGELVFKDIVEDPDKFYIFKTILAKTNVSKFDLPNREAYKDFFGINPISNFKLLSQQCSYMGGCFLEKIERAITQELPSLLGSLGLGKNPGALNCDKTGCSETPKNRYKKH